The following proteins are co-located in the Acidobacteriota bacterium genome:
- the lpdA gene encoding dihydrolipoyl dehydrogenase — MTEVLRHDLVVVGAGPGGYAAAFLAADLGMDVILIDPEPNPGGVCLFRGCIPSKSLLHVAKLIHEAEQAEEWGVVFGKPNVDLDRLRGFKQDVVDRLTGGLGQLATQRKVPHLRGMATIVGPTELDVERVEGGSVRVEFGHAILATGSRPTELSAFPNEDPRLMDSTAALEMDELPETLLVVGGGYIGLELGSVYSALGSRVTVVEMTDGLLPGADRDLVRPLAKRLEAQFEAIRLSTKVATIDAADDGLHVSLEPAEGPAESHRFDRVLVAIGRRPNSGGIGLETTKVQIDGDGFVSVDAQLRTTEPTLFAIGDLVGQPMLAHKASHEARVAVEAIAGEKVAFDPAAIPAVVFTDPEVAWCGLTETEAKLAGRKIEVARFPWGASGRARTIGREDGLTKLILDPQTERVLGMGIVGAGAGELIAEGVLAVEMAALAGDLRLTIHPHPTLSETVMESAEVYFGQSTHVYRPSRRR, encoded by the coding sequence ATGACAGAGGTTCTGCGACACGACCTGGTGGTCGTCGGCGCGGGTCCCGGCGGATACGCCGCGGCCTTTCTCGCGGCAGATCTCGGGATGGACGTCATTCTGATCGACCCCGAGCCCAACCCCGGTGGCGTCTGTCTGTTTCGCGGCTGTATCCCGTCGAAGTCCTTGCTGCATGTCGCCAAGTTGATCCACGAGGCCGAACAGGCGGAAGAGTGGGGGGTCGTGTTCGGGAAACCGAACGTCGATCTCGATCGACTGCGGGGATTCAAGCAGGACGTCGTTGATCGATTGACCGGTGGGCTTGGACAGCTCGCCACGCAGAGGAAGGTCCCCCACCTACGCGGTATGGCGACCATCGTTGGCCCCACCGAGTTGGACGTGGAACGCGTTGAAGGGGGTTCCGTTCGTGTCGAGTTCGGTCATGCGATTCTGGCAACCGGCTCGCGCCCGACGGAACTATCGGCATTTCCCAACGAAGATCCGCGACTGATGGACTCAACGGCTGCGCTCGAAATGGACGAGTTGCCGGAGACGTTGCTCGTCGTGGGTGGCGGTTACATCGGGCTGGAACTGGGTTCGGTCTATTCGGCCCTCGGAAGCCGGGTCACGGTCGTCGAGATGACCGACGGCCTGCTTCCCGGCGCCGACCGCGATCTGGTGCGACCGTTGGCGAAGAGGCTCGAGGCGCAGTTCGAGGCGATCCGCCTGTCGACGAAGGTCGCCACAATCGACGCAGCAGACGATGGCCTCCACGTCTCTCTCGAGCCGGCGGAAGGTCCGGCAGAGTCCCATCGATTCGACCGCGTCCTGGTTGCGATCGGTCGTCGGCCCAACTCCGGTGGTATCGGTCTAGAGACCACCAAGGTTCAGATCGACGGTGACGGGTTCGTTTCCGTCGATGCCCAGTTGAGAACCACCGAACCGACCCTGTTCGCGATCGGGGACCTGGTGGGGCAACCGATGCTGGCTCACAAGGCGTCCCACGAGGCGCGTGTGGCCGTCGAGGCGATCGCCGGGGAGAAAGTCGCCTTCGATCCGGCAGCCATCCCGGCGGTGGTGTTCACGGATCCCGAGGTCGCGTGGTGTGGCCTCACCGAGACCGAGGCGAAACTCGCGGGCCGGAAGATCGAGGTCGCCCGGTTTCCATGGGGCGCCTCGGGACGCGCCAGGACCATCGGGCGGGAGGATGGTCTCACCAAGTTGATCCTGGATCCTCAGACCGAGCGGGTGCTCGGCATGGGCATCGTCGGCGCGGGTGCCGGCGAACTGATCGCGGAAGGGGTCCTCGCCGTGGAGATGGCGGCTCTGGCGGGGGATCTGCGGCTGACGATTCACCCCCATCCCACGTTGTCCGAGACCGTGATGGAGTCGGCCGAGGTCTACTTCGGCCAGAGCACCCACGTCTACCGCCCAAGCCGTCGCCGCTAA
- a CDS encoding peptidylprolyl isomerase has translation MVVMETSLGTVTMELYEDKAPISVKNFLQYVDAEYYDGTIFHRVMSNFMIQGGGFDKDMTKKATEAPIKNEAGNGVLNEVGTLALARTPIVDSATSQFFINTKDNAFLNHRDKSAKGFGYAVFGRVTDGMDVVRKIESTPTGQRGGMGDVPVETVTIVSIRRK, from the coding sequence ATGGTGGTGATGGAAACCAGTCTCGGCACCGTCACCATGGAACTTTACGAAGACAAGGCACCGATCAGCGTCAAGAATTTTTTGCAATACGTCGACGCGGAGTACTACGACGGAACGATCTTCCACCGAGTGATGAGCAACTTCATGATTCAGGGTGGTGGGTTCGACAAGGACATGACGAAGAAGGCCACCGAGGCGCCGATCAAGAACGAGGCCGGTAATGGCGTCCTCAACGAGGTTGGCACGCTCGCACTGGCGCGCACCCCCATCGTCGATAGCGCCACGTCGCAGTTCTTCATCAACACGAAAGACAACGCCTTCCTCAATCATCGCGATAAGAGTGCGAAGGGGTTCGGTTATGCCGTTTTCGGTCGTGTGACCGACGGTATGGACGTCGTTCGTAAGATCGAGAGCACACCGACGGGTCAGCGGGGGGGCATGGGCGACGTGCCGGTCGAGACCGTCACGATCGTTTCTATCCGACGCAAATAG
- a CDS encoding M20/M25/M40 family metallo-hydrolase, with protein sequence MKFQEIAASIILSLLFAVGCGEPGSTSDATFRTAMDGVDADVIESHMEVLAADEMQGRGTGSVGYLAAARYVADRMAEFGVQPLGGHDSYYQQVSLLATRIDLERVDAEMTRASERRALEWGVDYLASPDCLRLGAEVDAKIHFVGFGVRAEDQAYDDYADIDVTGKLVAMFSGAPETFPPTIRAFHSLRSNKRRHAAEVGAIGILWMQTPADRSKSNWSRSVEHSRMESMCRVSEEGAPLGVEDELLVQIQLSESGEDLLFDTMTGGLKTRAKRVLAGEAASVELPGRLRLRAGSIHRRLESPNVVGYVRGSDERLAEEYVVVSAHLDHVGTAEDGEGDRIYNGAYDNASGVSMLLESARVWAESPTPPRRSVIFLATTGEEKGLLGAKHFAERPTVPDGSIVANINMDMALMFGTPNDVVVFGAEHSSLGDNARIAAEAAGLRLAEDPIPDEVFFIRSDQYPFIEEGIPSVFVFSGMDQGEGVEPGLEAFRDWMRDTYHTPADDMNQPIRFETGARFAQVGLAIAWQVAQGEGRPSWNEGDFFGNRFGAH encoded by the coding sequence ATGAAATTCCAAGAAATCGCCGCTTCCATAATCTTGAGCCTCCTGTTCGCCGTCGGCTGTGGCGAGCCCGGTTCGACCTCCGATGCCACGTTCCGCACGGCGATGGATGGAGTGGATGCCGACGTCATCGAGTCCCACATGGAGGTCCTCGCAGCCGACGAGATGCAGGGGCGCGGGACGGGGAGCGTGGGCTACCTGGCGGCGGCACGTTACGTCGCGGATCGGATGGCGGAGTTCGGCGTCCAACCCCTCGGCGGTCACGACTCGTACTACCAACAGGTTTCTCTCCTGGCGACCCGTATCGATCTCGAACGGGTCGATGCGGAGATGACTCGTGCATCCGAACGTCGAGCACTTGAATGGGGTGTGGACTATCTCGCCTCGCCCGACTGCCTGCGGCTCGGCGCGGAGGTCGATGCGAAGATCCACTTCGTCGGTTTCGGGGTGCGTGCCGAGGATCAGGCGTACGACGATTACGCGGATATCGATGTCACTGGAAAGCTGGTGGCGATGTTCAGCGGTGCTCCGGAGACCTTTCCGCCGACGATCCGCGCCTTCCATTCGTTGCGCTCCAACAAGCGGCGTCACGCCGCGGAGGTCGGTGCCATCGGGATCCTCTGGATGCAGACCCCTGCGGATCGAAGCAAGTCCAACTGGTCGAGAAGCGTCGAGCACAGCCGCATGGAATCGATGTGCCGGGTCTCCGAAGAGGGCGCACCGCTCGGTGTCGAGGACGAACTCCTCGTCCAGATCCAACTGAGTGAGAGCGGCGAAGACCTGCTCTTCGACACCATGACCGGTGGGCTCAAAACGCGAGCCAAACGTGTTCTCGCCGGCGAAGCCGCGTCGGTCGAGCTTCCCGGCCGGCTCCGACTACGGGCGGGTTCGATCCATCGGCGGCTCGAGAGCCCCAACGTCGTGGGTTATGTTCGCGGTAGCGATGAACGTCTAGCCGAAGAGTACGTCGTCGTCTCGGCCCATCTCGATCATGTGGGAACCGCCGAGGATGGCGAGGGGGACCGAATCTACAACGGAGCGTATGACAACGCCTCCGGTGTTTCGATGCTGCTGGAGTCGGCGCGTGTCTGGGCGGAGAGCCCGACGCCTCCGCGTCGTTCGGTGATCTTCCTCGCCACCACCGGTGAAGAGAAGGGGCTTCTCGGTGCCAAACATTTTGCCGAAAGACCGACGGTTCCCGATGGTTCGATCGTCGCCAACATCAACATGGACATGGCGTTGATGTTCGGGACTCCCAACGACGTCGTCGTGTTTGGCGCGGAGCACTCGAGCCTTGGCGACAACGCCCGGATCGCGGCAGAGGCGGCAGGCCTGCGACTGGCCGAAGACCCGATTCCCGACGAGGTGTTCTTCATCCGCAGTGACCAGTACCCGTTCATCGAGGAGGGGATTCCGTCGGTCTTCGTCTTCTCCGGGATGGACCAGGGCGAGGGTGTCGAGCCCGGCCTCGAGGCCTTCCGGGACTGGATGCGGGACACGTATCACACACCCGCAGACGACATGAACCAGCCGATCCGGTTCGAGACGGGCGCCAGATTTGCGCAGGTCGGCCTGGCCATCGCGTGGCAGGTCGCCCAGGGCGAGGGGCGTCCGTCATGGAATGAGGGGGATTTCTTCGGAAATCGGTTCGGAGCCCATTAG
- a CDS encoding HAMP domain-containing histidine kinase, with product MTVRLVALMSVVLLLSLTAFGLSVNYYQDQLMEEVARTAAAVGKATLRTFEFGDNYANQPTVDGDILVWASGHGEPTDTFRSASGARTHTRRIERRELPDGQTAFTDVTCHGPEGPDAEAECVTVERLDGPVMIVAGTGTAEGVVGPDDANHFVIRINDIHTESVDDTEMILTIPRVEGVDPEELRRYASTTLFRSDGAWVDAAADPVHPMPRTAGWTADFVADHARGPDLESLRLPISTEDYRKLFAQMQTRSLFLFLGVFLVGTVLSAGLATRFTRPIRKLDAGLRKISDGDLEVEVSADGSDEMARLGVAFNEMTRRLRDSRERSRDLVRREKLTAVGRLAAGVAHDVRNPLHSIGLTLEHLRESCRPAQDDRGQEFDDSVEIIRGEIRRLDRLVANFLRFTTSDGGERQLVDVAALLRETAQLVRKEAEWRKVDVQVVVDDGPTTLWGDSEALRSSVLNLVLNSFEAMPDGGRLDLTLRSEADRLTIEVRDDGRGIPEEQREKVFEFGYTTREGGNGLGLAMVHQTVVEDHGGQIGLESRAGAGTTVRMMFPTDVQSLAGSAA from the coding sequence ATGACGGTACGACTGGTCGCCCTGATGAGCGTGGTGTTGTTGCTATCGCTGACCGCGTTTGGACTCAGCGTCAACTACTACCAGGACCAGTTGATGGAAGAGGTGGCCCGAACCGCGGCGGCGGTCGGTAAGGCGACGCTGCGGACCTTCGAATTCGGCGACAATTACGCGAATCAACCTACCGTCGATGGCGACATCCTCGTCTGGGCATCCGGCCACGGCGAGCCGACCGATACGTTCCGTTCGGCCTCAGGCGCACGGACCCATACCCGCCGAATCGAGCGACGCGAGTTGCCCGACGGCCAGACGGCGTTCACGGACGTCACCTGTCACGGCCCGGAGGGTCCCGACGCCGAAGCCGAGTGTGTCACCGTCGAGCGCCTCGACGGACCGGTGATGATCGTTGCGGGAACCGGAACGGCGGAGGGAGTCGTCGGCCCGGATGACGCCAATCATTTTGTCATCCGGATCAACGACATCCACACCGAGTCCGTGGATGATACGGAGATGATCCTCACGATTCCGCGAGTTGAAGGCGTCGACCCCGAGGAGCTGCGACGGTATGCCTCGACGACGCTGTTTCGAAGCGACGGCGCGTGGGTTGACGCCGCCGCCGACCCGGTCCATCCGATGCCGCGAACGGCCGGCTGGACCGCCGACTTTGTTGCGGACCACGCCCGAGGGCCGGACCTGGAATCCCTGCGCTTGCCGATCTCCACCGAGGACTACCGAAAACTATTCGCCCAGATGCAGACCCGCTCACTGTTCCTGTTCCTCGGCGTTTTTCTTGTCGGAACCGTTCTGTCGGCCGGTCTTGCCACGCGGTTTACCCGCCCCATCCGAAAGCTGGATGCCGGGCTGCGAAAGATCAGCGATGGGGATCTCGAAGTGGAGGTCTCGGCAGACGGAAGCGACGAGATGGCCCGCCTCGGCGTGGCCTTCAACGAGATGACTCGCCGCCTACGCGACAGCCGGGAGCGATCGCGGGATCTGGTGCGGAGAGAGAAGCTGACCGCGGTTGGACGATTGGCCGCCGGCGTGGCCCACGATGTTCGTAACCCCCTGCATTCGATCGGCCTGACCCTCGAACATCTGCGTGAGTCCTGTCGGCCGGCTCAAGACGACCGTGGGCAGGAATTTGACGATTCGGTCGAGATCATCCGCGGTGAGATTCGTCGTCTCGATCGGCTGGTGGCGAACTTCCTGCGCTTCACCACAAGCGACGGCGGCGAGCGACAGCTCGTCGATGTCGCGGCCCTCTTGCGTGAAACGGCACAGTTGGTCCGCAAGGAAGCGGAATGGCGCAAGGTCGACGTTCAAGTCGTGGTCGACGATGGCCCAACGACTCTGTGGGGCGATAGCGAGGCACTCCGGTCGTCCGTCCTGAACCTCGTCCTCAACAGCTTCGAGGCGATGCCCGATGGTGGCCGCCTGGACCTGACGTTGCGGAGCGAGGCGGACCGATTGACGATCGAGGTTCGCGACGACGGTCGTGGAATACCCGAGGAACAGCGGGAAAAAGTGTTCGAGTTCGGCTACACGACCCGCGAGGGCGGCAACGGCCTCGGGCTCGCGATGGTGCACCAGACCGTCGTTGAGGATCACGGAGGCCAGATCGGACTCGAGAGCCGAGCCGGCGCCGGGACCACCGTACGAATGATGTTTCCGACCGACGTCCAGAGCCTGGCAGGGAGCGCAGCATGA
- a CDS encoding sigma-54 dependent transcriptional regulator, with amino-acid sequence MSNEPGPRGSLLVVDDEEPQRLMLEKFLTKAGYDVVTAPDGKVALERLGERSFDLLLTDQRMPRLDGLELLEAAQRDHPRLPVVLMTAHGSVSSAVQAMKRGAADYLTKPFERDELLVVVDKALRQSRLEEQVENLQGELKSRYRLGNLVGQSSQMQDVFNLIERVSSTDVSVMISGESGTGKELVARAIHENSPRVNGAFVALNCAAIPETLLESEFFGHERGAFTGATRTHIGRFEQADGGTLFLDEIGAMRFDLQAKLLRAIQEQEVQRLGASQTRKVDVRIVAATSDDLQQAIRSRSFREDLYYRLCVVPIHMPPVRERDDDVPLLVDHFLQRATRKFDRPPVHMAPEVLERLQRFSWPGNVRELENCIERMMVLSTGDRLSLADLPLHMRDGARAGEGSAESFELPVDGVILGDLEARLIQQALSRTRGSLGPAARLLGISYKTLQYRIRKHGLDESPPQIKRADPI; translated from the coding sequence ATGAGCAACGAACCTGGACCCCGAGGATCGTTACTGGTCGTCGACGATGAGGAACCGCAGCGGTTGATGCTGGAGAAGTTCCTGACCAAGGCCGGCTATGACGTGGTGACTGCGCCCGACGGCAAGGTCGCCCTCGAGCGATTGGGCGAGAGGTCCTTCGATCTCTTGCTGACCGACCAGCGGATGCCACGACTGGATGGGCTAGAGCTGCTGGAGGCCGCGCAGCGGGATCATCCCCGCCTTCCGGTGGTCTTGATGACCGCGCATGGATCGGTCTCGAGCGCGGTGCAGGCGATGAAGCGGGGTGCCGCCGACTACCTGACCAAGCCGTTTGAGCGTGACGAACTGCTGGTCGTGGTCGACAAGGCGCTCCGTCAGAGTCGGCTCGAGGAGCAGGTCGAGAACCTCCAGGGAGAACTGAAGTCCCGCTATCGGCTTGGCAACCTCGTGGGGCAGTCCTCGCAGATGCAAGATGTGTTCAATCTGATCGAGCGGGTATCTTCCACCGATGTCTCGGTGATGATCTCCGGAGAGAGCGGAACCGGCAAGGAGTTAGTTGCCCGGGCCATCCACGAAAACAGCCCTCGAGTGAACGGCGCGTTCGTCGCGCTCAACTGTGCCGCGATTCCCGAGACGCTGCTGGAGAGCGAGTTCTTCGGCCACGAAAGGGGCGCCTTCACCGGTGCGACCCGAACGCATATCGGTCGCTTCGAACAGGCCGACGGAGGCACGCTGTTTCTCGACGAGATTGGCGCCATGCGTTTCGACCTTCAAGCCAAGCTCCTCAGGGCGATTCAGGAGCAGGAGGTCCAGCGACTGGGGGCGTCGCAGACACGAAAGGTAGATGTTCGGATCGTCGCCGCGACCTCCGACGATCTGCAGCAGGCGATTCGCAGTCGGAGCTTCCGGGAGGATCTCTATTACCGACTCTGCGTCGTTCCGATCCACATGCCTCCGGTCCGAGAGCGGGATGACGACGTCCCGTTGCTTGTGGACCACTTTCTGCAACGGGCAACCCGGAAATTCGACCGTCCACCGGTCCATATGGCTCCCGAAGTACTGGAACGGCTGCAACGATTCTCCTGGCCCGGGAACGTCCGCGAACTGGAGAACTGCATCGAACGGATGATGGTGCTGTCTACCGGCGATCGACTGAGCCTCGCGGACCTACCGCTACATATGCGGGACGGCGCGCGGGCCGGTGAGGGGAGTGCCGAGAGCTTCGAACTGCCCGTCGACGGGGTGATCCTCGGCGACCTCGAGGCCCGGCTGATACAGCAGGCGCTCTCCCGGACACGGGGCAGCCTCGGGCCGGCGGCCCGCCTCCTGGGGA